A DNA window from Gillisia sp. Hel1_33_143 contains the following coding sequences:
- a CDS encoding ABC transporter ATP-binding protein has product MSIILKAENISKQYRLGTVGTGTLSHDLNRWWHSIRGKEDPYLKIGGVNDRSLKASEDYVWALKDINFEVNQGEVLGIIGKNGAGKSTLLKILSRVTAPSTGIIKTKGRIASLLEVGTGFHPELTGRENIYLNGAILGMTKSEITTKLDEIIDFSGCEMYIDTPVKRYSSGMTVRLGFAVAAHLEPEILVVDEVLAVGDAEFQKKAIGKMKDLSKGQGRTVIFVSHNMDAVKSLCSRGIVLGNGNLIFTGSARDSVEYYLNNFKSISKKECLLDHTHRRNNTTNEVEMVKITSHNNLVTLEIPLNFSLSVIKNIRSDVEVSITGTVLNMNELEIGSFFTPSVNITQHNSVINFIIENHNLSPGEYYLNFSVATGSLENSNFIILDQAFEAIGFEILDSFNNGVFTKWSKSWGDIHFKSDIKIDEI; this is encoded by the coding sequence ATGTCTATTATATTAAAAGCTGAAAACATTTCAAAACAATACCGTCTAGGAACTGTTGGTACAGGCACTTTAAGTCACGATCTTAATAGATGGTGGCATAGTATAAGAGGCAAGGAAGATCCTTATTTAAAAATTGGAGGAGTTAATGATAGAAGTCTTAAAGCATCAGAAGATTATGTTTGGGCGTTAAAAGACATTAATTTTGAAGTGAACCAAGGAGAAGTTCTTGGTATTATAGGTAAAAATGGAGCGGGTAAATCTACGCTCTTAAAAATTCTCTCCAGAGTTACTGCGCCTTCAACCGGAATTATAAAGACAAAAGGACGCATAGCTTCTTTATTAGAGGTGGGTACTGGTTTTCATCCGGAATTAACCGGAAGAGAGAATATTTATTTAAATGGAGCTATTCTAGGTATGACCAAGTCTGAAATTACAACTAAACTAGATGAGATTATAGATTTTTCCGGTTGCGAAATGTATATAGATACCCCAGTGAAACGTTATAGTAGTGGGATGACAGTGAGACTTGGATTTGCCGTTGCAGCGCATTTAGAGCCGGAAATATTAGTAGTAGATGAAGTTTTAGCTGTGGGTGATGCTGAATTTCAGAAAAAAGCGATTGGAAAGATGAAAGATTTATCAAAAGGGCAGGGTAGAACAGTAATTTTTGTTAGTCATAATATGGATGCTGTAAAAAGTTTATGTTCTCGAGGAATAGTTTTAGGTAATGGAAATTTAATCTTCACTGGGAGTGCAAGGGATAGTGTTGAATATTATTTGAACAATTTTAAATCCATTTCCAAAAAAGAATGCCTATTAGATCATACTCATAGAAGAAATAATACCACCAACGAAGTTGAAATGGTGAAGATTACTAGTCATAATAATCTAGTAACTTTAGAAATTCCTTTAAATTTTAGTTTATCTGTTATAAAAAATATCCGTTCTGATGTTGAGGTATCTATAACAGGTACAGTTTTAAATATGAATGAACTAGAAATTGGCTCTTTCTTCACACCCTCTGTAAACATCACACAACATAATTCTGTTATTAATTTTATAATAGAAAATCATAATCTATCTCCCGGAGAATATTATTTAAATTTTTCAGTTGCTACGGGTAGTTTAGAAAACTCTAACTTTATCATTCTAGATCAAGCCTTTGAAGCCATAGGTTTTGAAATCTTAGATTCTTTTAATAATGGAGTATTTACAAAGTGGAGCAAAAGTTGGGGTGATATTCATTTTAAATCTGATATAAAGATTGATGAGATATAG
- a CDS encoding FkbM family methyltransferase — protein MKPVKTEKELMRLGGSGDGGYLVPDDLKGIHACFSPGVGNLSNFELECANLGMKIFMADGSVDNPIEDDRRFLFIKKFIGNSSNEGFITLEEWINSVQLEDTSDLILQMDIEGHEYDVLNATTAKTLNKFRIIVIEFHRLHSLWDDKFYQEASASFSKLLQNHYCVHIHPNNCCGIKDVGGYQIPSVAEFTFIRKDRVKSVKKVQSLPHILDEDNTGNESISMPDIWY, from the coding sequence TTGAAACCTGTAAAAACGGAAAAAGAGTTAATGAGATTGGGAGGTTCAGGAGACGGTGGATATCTTGTTCCAGATGATCTAAAAGGAATTCATGCCTGTTTTTCTCCTGGAGTTGGCAATTTGTCTAATTTCGAATTAGAATGTGCTAATCTGGGAATGAAAATTTTTATGGCAGATGGTTCGGTTGATAATCCAATTGAAGATGATAGGCGGTTTTTGTTTATAAAAAAATTTATCGGTAATTCTAGTAATGAGGGTTTTATAACATTAGAAGAGTGGATAAATTCTGTACAGCTAGAAGATACTTCAGATTTAATTTTACAAATGGATATAGAGGGACATGAGTATGATGTTCTAAATGCGACAACTGCAAAAACTTTAAATAAATTCAGGATTATTGTTATTGAATTTCATAGACTGCATTCTTTGTGGGATGATAAATTTTATCAAGAAGCATCAGCCTCATTTAGTAAGTTACTTCAAAATCATTATTGTGTCCATATTCATCCAAACAACTGTTGTGGAATAAAGGATGTTGGAGGATATCAAATTCCATCGGTGGCAGAATTTACCTTTATTAGAAAAGATCGAGTTAAAAGTGTGAAGAAAGTTCAATCTTTACCTCATATTCTGGATGAAGATAATACTGGGAATGAAAGCATTTCAATGCCGGACATTTGGTATTAA
- a CDS encoding ABC transporter permease, with translation MKEINSDWLYEITPKHKLFDLNFKEIWRYKDLLFLFVKRDIVTVYKQTVLGPLWYFIQPLFTSITFTLVFNNIANIQTGVVPAFLFNLTGITAWNYFSQCLTGTSNTFVSNKGLFGKVYFPRFIMPLSTTFSNLLKLGIQLCILIFFYIYFVIKGTAISPNLNLLLFPIYVIMIALLGLGAGMIISAFTTKYRDLSVLVGFAVSLLMYISAVPYPLSEVQKGQPKYAWIVEYNPLTQIVEGFRFMILDYGVFTWWGFFYALIISIVLFLIGLIIFNRTEKTFIDTV, from the coding sequence TTGAAAGAAATAAATTCGGACTGGCTTTACGAGATCACGCCTAAACATAAATTATTTGACCTTAACTTTAAAGAAATTTGGCGTTATAAAGATCTTTTATTTCTTTTTGTAAAGCGCGATATAGTAACGGTTTATAAGCAAACTGTGTTAGGGCCATTATGGTATTTTATTCAACCACTTTTCACCTCGATAACTTTTACATTGGTTTTTAATAATATCGCGAATATTCAAACAGGAGTGGTTCCTGCTTTTCTATTTAATTTAACAGGGATAACTGCTTGGAATTATTTTAGTCAATGTCTAACAGGTACTTCGAATACCTTTGTAAGTAATAAAGGCTTGTTTGGCAAGGTATATTTTCCAAGATTTATAATGCCTTTAAGCACCACATTTTCAAACTTACTAAAGCTAGGGATTCAACTCTGTATCTTGATTTTCTTTTATATCTATTTTGTCATTAAAGGAACAGCTATATCTCCCAATTTAAATTTATTACTATTTCCTATATATGTTATAATGATTGCATTATTGGGATTGGGAGCCGGAATGATAATTTCCGCATTTACTACTAAATATAGAGATTTGTCGGTTTTAGTAGGTTTCGCAGTAAGTTTATTGATGTATATTTCTGCAGTTCCATACCCTTTAAGCGAAGTGCAAAAAGGCCAGCCAAAGTATGCTTGGATTGTAGAATATAATCCATTAACACAGATCGTTGAAGGTTTTAGATTTATGATACTGGACTATGGTGTTTTTACTTGGTGGGGATTCTTTTATGCATTAATAATATCGATAGTACTTTTTCTTATAGGTTTGATCATTTTTAACCGTACTGAAAAAACATTCATAGATACCGTTTAA
- a CDS encoding MBOAT family O-acyltransferase has translation MASYFFYGWWDYKFLLLIAGSTLVDYSIAIAIYKNEIKKWRKVLLFSSVACNLLLLGYFKYLNFFIESFIELGNSIGLSSDYNTLQIILPVGISFYTFQTLSYTIDVYRNEIKPTYNFIIFATYVSFFPQLVAGPIERAKHLLPQFINSRKFNLNNAKSGIQLIIWGLFQKMVIADNCATFVNAIFNSYESLNSLSLLLGAFYFAFQIYCDFAGYSNIAIGTARLLGFDLMRNFNYPYFSKNIIEFWRRWHISLSTWFRDYLYIPLGGSRGSKLQQLRNIFIIFLVSGFWHGANWTFIAWGGLHAIFFAPILFKKSKTNSMVKVKEHTANKFGDLIRILFTFFITCIAWVFFRSSTISDSFKYLNKIINNHSFKIEYLNIERYSVEMVLLILIFIVIEWSNKSKEQPLSGKLELLKTISIIWMILLFGVFSDHSTFIYFQF, from the coding sequence GTGGCTAGTTATTTTTTCTATGGATGGTGGGATTATAAGTTTCTTTTACTCATAGCCGGAAGTACATTGGTAGATTATTCTATTGCTATTGCGATTTACAAAAATGAGATTAAAAAGTGGAGAAAGGTATTACTCTTTTCCAGTGTAGCCTGCAACTTATTGTTATTGGGATATTTCAAATATCTAAACTTTTTTATAGAGAGCTTTATAGAACTCGGTAACTCTATTGGACTATCTTCAGATTATAACACCTTACAAATTATACTCCCGGTAGGAATCTCCTTTTATACTTTTCAAACCCTTAGCTATACTATAGATGTTTATAGAAATGAAATAAAGCCCACCTATAACTTTATAATATTTGCTACTTATGTCTCCTTTTTTCCACAATTGGTTGCAGGCCCCATAGAAAGGGCTAAACATTTATTGCCGCAATTTATTAATTCTAGAAAGTTTAATCTTAATAATGCCAAAAGCGGGATACAATTAATTATTTGGGGACTTTTTCAGAAAATGGTGATTGCAGATAATTGTGCAACCTTCGTTAACGCAATTTTCAATTCTTATGAAAGTCTCAATAGTTTAAGTTTATTGCTTGGCGCATTTTACTTTGCATTTCAGATCTATTGTGATTTTGCAGGCTATTCAAATATTGCCATAGGAACGGCTAGATTGCTTGGATTTGATTTAATGAGAAACTTCAATTACCCTTATTTTTCAAAAAACATTATTGAATTCTGGAGGAGATGGCACATTTCTTTATCTACCTGGTTCAGAGATTACCTATATATTCCATTAGGAGGTTCCAGAGGAAGTAAGCTTCAGCAATTAAGAAACATATTTATCATTTTTCTTGTGAGTGGATTTTGGCATGGCGCAAACTGGACTTTTATAGCATGGGGTGGTCTTCATGCTATATTTTTTGCTCCTATTTTATTTAAAAAGTCAAAAACAAATTCAATGGTTAAAGTAAAAGAGCATACTGCAAATAAATTTGGAGACCTCATTAGAATTTTATTTACTTTTTTTATTACCTGTATTGCGTGGGTGTTTTTTAGATCATCAACGATCTCCGACAGTTTTAAATATTTAAATAAAATAATAAACAATCATTCCTTTAAAATAGAATATTTAAATATAGAAAGGTATAGTGTAGAAATGGTTCTATTAATCTTAATTTTTATAGTCATTGAATGGTCCAATAAATCTAAGGAACAACCATTAAGCGGAAAACTTGAACTTTTAAAAACCATTTCAATTATATGGATGATCCTACTTTTTGGAGTATTTTCAGATCATTCCACTTTCATTTATTTTCAATTTTAA
- a CDS encoding polysaccharide biosynthesis tyrosine autokinase, translating to MAHEEDHISDVGSTFDFKGFVLKIISYWQLLVISIAISLGVAYYNNVRKLPVYQLGNSISIKDDQNPFFTSNTSLTFNWGGTSDKVNTAVTILKSRSHNEEVVERLQYYMDYLVDGEYQRIDAYGTTPFKVKVDTSKAQALGLVIKLKMVDATSFNLSATLPASVTGQNYATKEKESIDLQAQEFSKNYGFGESIDLPFFSGTLQRTEQPLQAGKEFYIRFLNFDSAVGKYRSVSVNPDGQGASVLNLSQVGGNKARIVDYLNGTVAVLSENMLERKNLFATKTIRFIDSSLAVKSRELQTVEDELNLFRNQNSILDISAEGSDLSNKLSTLDVEKEQIRRQLAYYNTLQTYLQTKNDYSNVPAPSVAGINEGSISSGVGKIIALAEERSNYQYTLKENSPVFDDIDRQINSIKSILLENISSSKGLLQDQINSINRKISEAETEIKKLPKDQQDLLKIQRKYSLSEKTYNLFLEKRSEAGLVKAANVSDVMVIDNAKDIGGGKIGPNTELNYVMALLIGGVIPLVFVFLIVFLNTNIHNAQEVSRMSPIPILGLIGKNKSDDNLVVFNKPKSAIAESFRGLRSSLQFMYKKQGVVGSKTVLITSSVSGEGKTFCAMNLATVFALSERKTVLVGLDLRKPKIFDDFELKNEEGIVNYLIGEATIDQIIQESKIPHLDVITAGPIPPNPSELLMADQMETLMEDLKTRYDYIILDTPPIGIVADAMNLVKYADASLFLIRQDYTKRGMLESINEKYEKGELKNISFVLNYFQHRAKYGYGYGYGYGYGYGYGYSYNKYNAYGESPKGVRTLRKIWRNAMKNFE from the coding sequence ATGGCGCACGAAGAAGATCATATCTCAGATGTAGGTTCCACCTTCGATTTTAAAGGCTTTGTACTTAAAATTATAAGTTATTGGCAATTGTTGGTGATCTCTATTGCTATAAGTTTAGGAGTAGCCTATTATAACAACGTTCGGAAATTACCGGTATATCAACTCGGTAACTCGATCTCTATTAAAGATGATCAAAATCCATTTTTCACCTCTAATACCAGTTTAACCTTTAACTGGGGAGGAACATCAGATAAAGTGAACACCGCAGTTACCATTTTAAAATCTCGTTCTCATAATGAAGAGGTTGTAGAGCGCCTTCAGTATTATATGGATTATTTGGTAGATGGCGAATACCAGCGAATTGACGCCTATGGTACTACACCATTTAAGGTAAAGGTAGATACTTCAAAAGCTCAGGCTTTAGGCTTAGTAATTAAATTAAAAATGGTAGATGCTACTAGTTTTAACTTAAGTGCTACGCTTCCTGCCTCAGTAACCGGGCAGAATTACGCCACTAAAGAAAAGGAGAGTATAGATCTTCAGGCTCAAGAATTCAGTAAAAATTATGGTTTTGGAGAATCTATAGACCTTCCATTTTTTAGCGGAACTCTACAAAGAACTGAGCAACCTTTGCAAGCAGGAAAGGAGTTTTATATTCGCTTCTTAAATTTTGATTCTGCGGTAGGGAAATATAGATCTGTTTCTGTTAACCCAGACGGACAAGGCGCATCGGTTTTAAATTTGAGTCAGGTTGGTGGCAATAAAGCTCGAATTGTAGATTATTTAAATGGTACGGTAGCGGTGCTTAGTGAAAATATGCTGGAGCGAAAGAATCTCTTTGCTACTAAAACTATTCGATTTATAGATAGTAGTTTGGCTGTAAAGTCTCGTGAGCTACAAACTGTAGAAGATGAATTAAATCTATTTCGGAATCAGAATTCTATTTTAGATATTTCTGCGGAAGGGTCTGATCTTTCAAACAAGCTATCTACACTAGATGTAGAAAAAGAACAAATAAGAAGACAATTAGCTTATTACAATACGTTACAAACCTATCTTCAAACAAAAAATGATTATTCAAATGTTCCAGCTCCATCAGTAGCAGGTATTAATGAAGGTAGCATCTCGAGTGGAGTAGGGAAAATAATTGCACTAGCAGAAGAGCGAAGTAATTATCAATATACTTTAAAAGAGAACTCGCCGGTATTTGATGATATAGATAGACAAATCAACTCTATTAAATCTATTTTATTAGAGAACATAAGTTCTTCTAAAGGCTTATTACAAGATCAAATAAATAGCATAAATAGAAAAATTTCTGAGGCTGAAACCGAGATAAAGAAATTACCAAAAGATCAGCAAGACCTTTTGAAGATCCAAAGGAAGTATAGTTTGAGTGAAAAGACATACAATCTTTTCTTAGAAAAAAGGAGTGAAGCTGGTCTGGTAAAAGCGGCAAATGTGAGCGATGTAATGGTAATAGATAATGCCAAAGACATAGGAGGGGGGAAAATTGGGCCCAATACCGAGCTTAATTACGTAATGGCCTTATTAATAGGGGGAGTAATCCCTTTGGTTTTTGTTTTCTTGATCGTATTTCTAAATACCAATATTCATAATGCTCAAGAGGTTAGCAGAATGTCCCCAATTCCCATATTAGGATTAATTGGTAAAAATAAGTCTGATGATAATCTGGTAGTTTTCAACAAACCTAAATCTGCCATTGCAGAAAGTTTTAGAGGATTGAGAAGTAGTCTGCAATTCATGTATAAAAAGCAAGGAGTTGTAGGGTCTAAAACGGTGTTGATCACTTCTTCGGTTTCCGGAGAAGGAAAAACCTTTTGCGCAATGAACTTAGCTACCGTTTTTGCTTTGAGTGAACGGAAAACAGTATTAGTAGGTCTCGATTTGCGTAAACCTAAGATCTTCGATGATTTTGAATTGAAGAATGAGGAAGGGATCGTGAATTATTTAATAGGAGAGGCAACAATAGATCAAATTATACAAGAGAGTAAAATTCCACATTTAGATGTTATAACAGCAGGGCCTATTCCTCCCAATCCTTCAGAGTTATTAATGGCAGATCAAATGGAAACTCTAATGGAAGATCTGAAAACTAGATATGATTATATAATTCTTGATACTCCTCCAATTGGAATTGTAGCAGATGCCATGAATCTTGTAAAATATGCAGATGCATCACTCTTTCTAATTCGTCAGGATTATACTAAGAGAGGCATGTTGGAGTCGATTAATGAGAAATACGAAAAAGGAGAATTAAAGAATATAAGTTTTGTCTTAAACTACTTCCAACACCGTGCTAAATATGGATACGGGTATGGTTACGGATATGGATACGGCTATGGGTATGGGTATTCTTATAATAAATACAATGCCTATGGGGAGTCTCCTAAGGGTGTTAGGACATTAAGGAAGATTTGGAGAAATGCTATGAAGAATTTTGAATAG
- a CDS encoding glycosyltransferase family 2 protein, producing MKNLPVLMSRPLISIITVNFNDLEGLKRTFKSVFNQTWKEFEYIVIDGGSNDGSAELISSQGSSINYWISEPDSGIYNAMNKGIGAANGEYLLFLNSGDELINSEILSNNYFQLKGKDVYYYNKNIYQASNNYIRDMPSELTFSFLYSDSLAHQSTFIKKTLFEEIGLYDENLKIVSDWKFFIIAFYKFNASFEYVNNIITVFYLGGASSDKALMMKERSEVITSDFSRIHEDFKNYKALERKLNKLRSSLKIKIMINLGLLNKF from the coding sequence ATGAAAAATTTACCAGTGCTCATGAGTAGACCTTTAATCTCTATTATTACAGTTAACTTCAATGATCTGGAAGGATTAAAGAGAACTTTTAAAAGTGTTTTTAATCAAACCTGGAAGGAATTTGAATATATTGTGATAGATGGAGGTTCTAATGATGGCAGTGCCGAATTAATTTCAAGTCAAGGATCCAGTATTAATTATTGGATTAGTGAACCTGATTCTGGCATATATAACGCCATGAATAAAGGAATAGGTGCTGCAAATGGTGAATATTTATTATTTCTTAATAGTGGCGATGAATTAATTAATTCTGAAATTTTAAGTAATAACTATTTTCAGTTGAAAGGGAAGGATGTTTATTATTATAACAAGAACATATATCAAGCTAGTAATAATTATATCCGGGATATGCCAAGTGAATTAACATTTTCATTTTTATACTCTGATTCTCTAGCACATCAATCAACTTTTATAAAAAAAACTTTATTTGAAGAAATTGGTCTTTATGATGAAAACCTAAAAATTGTTTCTGATTGGAAATTTTTTATTATCGCCTTCTATAAATTTAATGCTAGTTTTGAATATGTTAATAATATAATAACTGTATTTTATCTTGGTGGGGCTAGTTCAGATAAAGCATTGATGATGAAAGAAAGGTCGGAGGTTATTACTAGTGATTTTTCCAGAATTCATGAAGATTTTAAAAATTACAAAGCTCTTGAAAGGAAGCTTAATAAATTGAGATCTTCTCTTAAAATTAAAATCATGATTAATTTAGGATTACTAAATAAGTTTTAA
- a CDS encoding class I SAM-dependent methyltransferase codes for MDDNQKKNIDFYDQKYQFLDSEVNGILKRLNKLDVFLADATATDTSWVGLYHDDFQNKIVGKKVLELGCGDCANAAIMAALGAEVYANDISSKSGEIIAKVNELYKFTHPIVFIEGDFLTADFKEKDFDFVVGKAFLHHLTHDIERKFFNKICELLAPTGESRFFEPAVNSRILDEIRWHIPVPGRPSKFSKEAFKIWKANDPHPERDNSSKHFKRLGAKYFQDVQIISLGTLERFHRLLPASYNQRSFRKKAFVWERKLPSSLNRIFARSQVIIYKNAKH; via the coding sequence ATGGATGATAATCAAAAGAAGAATATCGATTTTTACGATCAGAAATATCAATTTTTAGATTCTGAAGTAAATGGTATTCTTAAAAGACTTAATAAACTGGATGTTTTTTTAGCAGATGCCACTGCTACAGATACCAGTTGGGTGGGTTTATATCATGATGATTTTCAGAATAAGATAGTTGGTAAAAAAGTTTTAGAACTTGGATGTGGAGATTGTGCAAATGCCGCTATCATGGCTGCATTGGGAGCAGAGGTATATGCAAATGATATTTCTTCCAAGAGTGGGGAGATCATTGCAAAAGTGAATGAGTTATACAAATTTACTCATCCAATAGTATTTATTGAAGGAGATTTCTTGACTGCAGATTTTAAAGAAAAAGACTTTGACTTTGTTGTGGGGAAAGCATTTTTACATCATCTTACTCATGATATAGAGCGCAAATTCTTTAATAAAATATGTGAATTATTGGCTCCTACCGGGGAATCTCGGTTTTTTGAACCTGCGGTAAATAGTAGAATTTTAGATGAGATTAGATGGCATATTCCTGTTCCAGGAAGACCTTCAAAATTTTCAAAAGAAGCTTTTAAAATCTGGAAAGCTAATGATCCTCACCCAGAGAGAGATAACAGTAGTAAACATTTTAAAAGATTAGGTGCTAAATATTTTCAAGATGTTCAAATTATTAGCCTTGGAACACTTGAAAGATTTCATAGATTACTTCCTGCTAGTTATAATCAAAGGTCATTTAGGAAGAAGGCATTTGTTTGGGAAAGAAAACTTCCTTCTTCTTTAAATAGAATATTTGCTAGAAGTCAGGTTATTATTTATAAAAACGCCAAACATTAA
- the gmd gene encoding GDP-mannose 4,6-dehydratase: MKTALITGVTGQDGSYLAELLLAKGYMVHGIKRRSSSFNTDRIDHLYQDLHDKNVKFKLHYGDLSDAMNITRIIQEVQPDEIYNLGAMSHVKVSFDTPEYTGDIDGLGTLRILEAVRLLGLSKKTKIYQASTSELYGKVKQIPQDENTPFYPRSPYGVAKLYAYWITVNYREAYGMFACNGILFNHESPVRGETFVTRKITRATARIAISMQDTLFLGNLDAKRDWGHAKDYVEAMWLMLQQDQPEDFVIATGVTTSVRDFVKMSFAQVGVHIVFKGKGIDEVGIVEQSEHPDFKIEIGKTVIKIDPKYYRPAEVDILVGDASKCKRKLNWKPKYSLEELVKEMMLTDLKNFQKEKYLKEGGHDVMNYHE; this comes from the coding sequence ATGAAAACAGCTCTTATAACAGGTGTAACCGGACAAGATGGATCTTATTTAGCGGAATTATTACTTGCTAAAGGATATATGGTCCACGGTATTAAAAGAAGAAGTTCTTCATTTAATACAGATAGGATAGACCATTTATATCAGGATTTGCATGATAAGAATGTTAAATTTAAACTACATTATGGTGATCTTAGTGATGCTATGAATATAACTAGGATCATCCAGGAAGTTCAACCAGATGAAATATATAATCTGGGAGCAATGTCTCATGTAAAGGTAAGTTTTGATACTCCAGAATATACAGGTGATATAGATGGTCTAGGCACGCTGAGAATTTTGGAAGCAGTAAGACTACTAGGACTTTCCAAAAAAACAAAGATATATCAGGCTTCAACATCAGAGTTGTATGGGAAAGTAAAGCAAATACCACAGGATGAAAATACGCCGTTTTACCCGAGAAGTCCCTATGGAGTTGCAAAACTTTATGCCTACTGGATCACTGTTAATTATAGAGAAGCCTATGGAATGTTTGCTTGCAATGGTATCCTATTTAATCATGAATCTCCTGTAAGAGGAGAAACATTTGTTACTAGAAAGATCACCAGAGCTACGGCTAGAATAGCTATAAGTATGCAAGACACTTTATTTCTGGGTAATTTAGACGCGAAAAGAGATTGGGGCCATGCAAAAGACTATGTAGAAGCTATGTGGTTAATGCTACAGCAAGACCAACCTGAAGATTTTGTGATAGCAACGGGAGTCACCACTTCCGTAAGAGATTTTGTTAAAATGTCTTTTGCACAGGTTGGAGTTCATATTGTATTTAAAGGAAAAGGAATAGATGAAGTAGGTATTGTAGAACAAAGCGAGCATCCAGATTTTAAGATAGAGATCGGGAAAACAGTCATAAAAATTGATCCTAAATATTATAGACCTGCAGAAGTAGACATTTTAGTTGGAGATGCGTCAAAATGTAAGCGAAAATTAAATTGGAAACCTAAGTATAGTTTAGAAGAACTGGTAAAGGAAATGATGCTTACAGATCTTAAGAATTTTCAAAAAGAGAAATATCTTAAAGAAGGTGGTCATGACGTAATGAATTACCATGAGTAA
- a CDS encoding GDP-L-fucose synthase family protein gives MKKNSKIYIAGHSGMVGSALVRHLMEKGFTNLIFRTSRELDLTNQAAVAKFFKEESPEYVFLAAAKVGGIEANNTQRAQFLYQNLMIESNVIHQSYLHNVQKLLFLASSCIYPKSSPQPILESYLLNGALESTNEPYAIAKIAGVKLCENYNREYGCDFISVMPTNLYGPNDNYDLKNSHVLPALLRKFHEAKIQNLKSVEIWGTGTPMREFLHVDDLAEACIYLMDIYKGNISVNIGTGKDISIHDLALLIKEILGYQGKLVWKKEKPDGTPRKLLDVSLIHSLGWEHKIQLRQGIEQVYHEKFTSAHE, from the coding sequence ATGAAGAAAAATTCAAAAATATACATAGCTGGTCATTCCGGAATGGTAGGTTCTGCTTTAGTGAGACATTTAATGGAGAAGGGGTTTACCAACTTAATTTTTAGGACATCTCGCGAGTTAGATCTTACCAATCAGGCTGCTGTCGCAAAGTTCTTTAAGGAAGAATCTCCGGAATATGTTTTTCTGGCAGCTGCAAAAGTTGGAGGTATAGAAGCCAACAATACCCAAAGGGCCCAATTTCTTTATCAAAACTTGATGATCGAGAGCAATGTAATTCATCAGAGCTATCTTCATAATGTACAGAAACTTCTTTTTCTAGCCTCCTCCTGTATTTATCCAAAATCTTCCCCACAGCCTATATTGGAATCTTATTTACTTAATGGAGCTTTAGAATCTACAAATGAACCTTATGCTATCGCTAAAATTGCTGGAGTAAAATTGTGTGAGAATTATAATAGAGAATATGGATGCGATTTTATTTCTGTGATGCCAACAAATCTCTATGGTCCTAATGATAATTATGATCTTAAGAACTCTCATGTTCTTCCTGCATTACTCCGAAAATTCCATGAAGCTAAAATTCAAAATTTAAAGAGTGTAGAAATATGGGGAACTGGAACTCCTATGAGAGAATTTTTGCATGTAGATGATCTAGCAGAAGCTTGTATCTACTTGATGGATATTTATAAAGGTAACATAAGTGTGAATATTGGTACTGGAAAAGATATTTCTATTCATGATCTTGCGTTACTTATAAAGGAGATTCTAGGTTATCAAGGTAAATTGGTTTGGAAGAAAGAAAAACCAGATGGAACACCAAGAAAACTACTAGATGTGAGTTTGATACATAGCTTAGGATGGGAACATAAAATTCAACTTAGGCAAGGAATAGAACAAGTTTATCATGAAAAATTTACCAGTGCTCATGAGTAG